TCGCCCAGATCATGGAATGGGTTCGCGCGTCATAGGAGGGCGACTGGGCCCAGCCCACCAGATGGACGCCCGGATAGCCGGCGGCCTTCCGTTCGCGGTTTTCCGCGTCCTCGCCGTTCTGCAGGTCCGCGAGCAGGGCGTCATAGTCGATGTCGCGGGCGTCCGCGTCCGAGACGTAGCCGTCCGGGGCGTAACGGACGACGGCCCCCCAGGTGTCGTCCATGAACGATCGCCCGGCCGGAAAGATCATGCCCAGGACGCCGTCGGCGAGGGCGGGCGGATTGCCCCAGGCTTCGACCAGGATTCGACGCGCCTCGTCCTTGTCGTAGAATTGATAGGCCTCGCCGAGGCGCAGCGTCACCTTGGGGCCGGCTAGGTGGACGTCGCCGCCCTGGCCCTGGATTTCGCCCTCCAGTCGCCGCATGGCCTCCAGATAGGCGGCCTGTTCGGGCGTGGGGCCGGACGGCGCGGCGTGCGACGGTCTCGCCAGGACCAGACAGGCGACCGCCAGGATCGCCGACAGGATGCGAAGCATGCGAATCTCTCCCTCGTCGGGGAGGTTGCGTATCAATGTTCGATCTGTCTAGCGCCGTCGTCTCGATCGCCGCCGCAGCATCCGGTCGCCCAGGGCCTCGGCGTATTTGAGGGTGAAGGCCAGGGCGGCGGGGTTGCCGCGTCTCGGCCCCACCGAATCCGCCATGACGGCGCCGCGCTCGCCCAGGGGCCGGGGCGCGCCCGTGGTGGTGTCATGGGCGGTCTGGTGCTCGATCTCGGCGTTGAGGCGGGCGCCCATCAGGATCACCTGCACCGAGAACCAGGTCCACAGCAGAAAGCCCATGGCCGCCGCCAGCGGGCCGTAGGAATCGGTGCGCACGAAGGTGGTCAGGAACCAGCTGAACAGGAAGGACACCAGCAGGCTCACGCTCGCGGCGAACAGCGCCCCCGGCGTCAGCCAGCGCCAGCGCGCCCGCGCCCGGCACGGCCCATAGCGATAGATCAGGGCCAGGGCCGCGACATAGCCCAGGAACAGCAGGGGCCAGCGCAGGGGCGCCAGATAGGCCCACTCGTCCTGCAGGCCCAGCACGGCCAGGACCACGGGCACCCCGACCACCAGAGCCGAACTGAGCAGCACCGCCAGCAGGCCCGAGACGGTGAAGCCCATGCACAGCAGGTTGTAGCGGACGATGTTGCGCTTCTCGACCTCGTGATAGGCGAGGTTCAGTCCGTAGAAGAGGGTCTTCACCCCGCCGTTGGCCGCCCACAGCGACAGGGTCAGGGTCCAGGCCAGGGTGAAGGTCAGCTGGCCGGTCGAGTTGCCCGCCAGCCGCGCCATTTCGGCGCCCAGGAACTGGGCCACGTTCGACGGCAGGATCTCATAGAGGAAGCTCAGCCGCCCCCAGGCGTCGGCCGGATCGGCGAACAGGCCGTAGATGGTGACGAAGGCACCCAGGGTCGGAAACAGGGCCAGCAGCATGAAGAAGGTCACGCCCCCGGCGACGAAGCCGACCCGGTCGCCGAAATAGCCCATGGCCGCGCGCCAGGCGATGTCGCTCCAGCCCTGGTGCGGAATCTCCAGCGGGCGCCGGGCCAGCCGGCCGCGGCCGGGCTCCTGGGCGTCATAGTCCTCGGGCGTCGGCTCGCGCGGCGGCAGGGGCTCGGGCCGCTTGGGCCTCAGTTCGAGACCGTAGCGGTGCCCCTGGGTATAGAGGAGGTGCGCCGCCGTCGCTCCGGCGGCCAGCCCCCCGACCGCGGCGGCCAGATAGCGCAGCAGGCTGGCGGCCGCGCCGTGCGACGGCCGGGACGAGCGGCGCCCTCGGCCGCGCGCGGATCGGTGCTTCAAGACGTCCATCATCCCCATCCGCCCCACAACGGCTACGCTGCCCGCCCGTTCCGT
The nucleotide sequence above comes from Brevundimonas naejangsanensis. Encoded proteins:
- a CDS encoding DUF2167 domain-containing protein, encoding MLRILSAILAVACLVLARPSHAAPSGPTPEQAAYLEAMRRLEGEIQGQGGDVHLAGPKVTLRLGEAYQFYDKDEARRILVEAWGNPPALADGVLGMIFPAGRSFMDDTWGAVVRYAPDGYVSDADARDIDYDALLADLQNGEDAENRERKAAGYPGVHLVGWAQSPSYDARTHSMIWAKELGFDGDPTRTLNYDLRVLGRRGVLSMNIVSVMPELAQVKLAAEELMATAAFDEGARYADYRAGDPKAAYGLAGLVAGGAAAALAKKAGILGILFMILKKGGVFLLAGIAAAFGWLRSLLGRRTAAAGPALSSPDPLTDKEQDPALETADDPPLVAAEDGPA
- a CDS encoding YihY/virulence factor BrkB family protein — encoded protein: MKHRSARGRGRRSSRPSHGAAASLLRYLAAAVGGLAAGATAAHLLYTQGHRYGLELRPKRPEPLPPREPTPEDYDAQEPGRGRLARRPLEIPHQGWSDIAWRAAMGYFGDRVGFVAGGVTFFMLLALFPTLGAFVTIYGLFADPADAWGRLSFLYEILPSNVAQFLGAEMARLAGNSTGQLTFTLAWTLTLSLWAANGGVKTLFYGLNLAYHEVEKRNIVRYNLLCMGFTVSGLLAVLLSSALVVGVPVVLAVLGLQDEWAYLAPLRWPLLFLGYVAALALIYRYGPCRARARWRWLTPGALFAASVSLLVSFLFSWFLTTFVRTDSYGPLAAAMGFLLWTWFSVQVILMGARLNAEIEHQTAHDTTTGAPRPLGERGAVMADSVGPRRGNPAALAFTLKYAEALGDRMLRRRSRRRR